The Arachis hypogaea cultivar Tifrunner chromosome 14, arahy.Tifrunner.gnm2.J5K5, whole genome shotgun sequence genome has a segment encoding these proteins:
- the LOC140178548 gene encoding uncharacterized protein — MGATPFHRSILEVRLPKHFDKPTDMRYDGTQDPLEHLTAFEARMNLKGVGDEVRCRAFPVTLAGPAIRWFNNLSQGSVTQFSDISHSFLAQFTTRIAKAKHPINLLGVTQRAGEPTRKYLDRFNDECLEIDGLTNSVASLCLTNGLLNEYFRKHLTTRPVWTMQEIQCVAKEYINDEEIAEKGILSRPRPLKDRTGGNKSLYCEYHKGYGHKTQDCFDLKDALEQAIRDEKLADFSHLIREPRRRNRDHDGDDRPRATRRRQEPEGDDHGLTVVNVVTARNSAPRSKSAQKKDAKVLAVSSSFARSSRGLPSISFGPEDQWFNEVLESPPWLSRPEWEPDSSNGS; from the exons ATGGGAGCGACCCCATTCCACCGTTCCATACTCGAAGTCCGGCTACCAAAACActttgacaagccaacggacatgaggtacgacggaACGCAAGACCCATTGGAACAcctcacggcctttgaggccaggatgaacctaaaAGGAGTGGGAGACGAGGTAAGGTGCCGTGCTTTCCCGGTCACCCTAGCGGGACCTGCAATACGGTGGTTCAATAACCTCTCGCAGGGCTCGGTGACCCAATTCTCCGACATCAGCCACTCCTTCCTGGCTCAGTTCACGACCAGGATCGCCAAAGCCAAGCATCCGATCAATTTGCTGGGAGTGACCCAGAGAGCCGGGGAGCCGACCAGGAAATACCTAGATCgtttcaacgacgaatgcttggaaaTTGATGGGCTGACGAACTCGGTGGCGAGTTTGTGCTTAACGAATGGGCTCCTGAATGAATACTTCAGAAAGCACCTTACCACGAGGCCGGTATGGACCATGCAGGAGATCCAGTGCGTGGCTAAGGAGTACATTAACGACGAAGAA atagcCGAGAAAGGGATACTATCGAGACCCCGACCTCTGAAGGACAGGACGGGGGGAAACAAGAGCCTTTACTGCGAATATCACAAGGGATAcgggcacaagacccaagactgcttcgATCTGAAGGACGCCCTGGAACAAGCAATCAGGGACGAAAAGCTTGCCGACTTCTCCCATCTCATAAGGGAACCAAGGAGACGGAATCGAGATCACGATGGCGATGACAGGCCCCGGGCGACAAGACGACGTCAAGAACCAGAGGGGGACGACCACGGTCTCACGGTGGTGAACGTAGTAACAGCGAGAAATTCCGCCCCGAGGTCGAAATCGGCGCAGAAGAAAGACGCCAAGGTCCTGGCGGTCTCCTCCTCATTCGCTAGAAGTTCCCGgggactcccatccatctccttcgGCCCCGAAGACCAGTGGTTTAACGAGGTACTGGAAAGTCCCCCATGGTTATCacggccagagtgggaaccggACTCGTCAAACGGATCCTAG
- the LOC112740338 gene encoding uncharacterized protein isoform X1, with protein MTMCLIINYTKSTIQVYKCDTLASVEDDVWQSIISSLESGNRVEIVIVVYGTEFVVKKTSVYLICGEPNNEEMENSHVIRGGVFKLELFLPEEYPMAAPKVRFLTKIYHPYAESLGDNSEMT; from the exons ATGACAATGTGCTTGATAATAAATTACACAAAATCTACTATTCAAGTATATAAGTGTGACACACTAGCTTCTGTTGAAGATGACGTGTGGCAAAGCATAATTTCAAGTTTGGAATCCGGAAACAGAGTTGAGATTGTGATTGTTGTTTATGGGACAGAATTTGTTGTGAAGAAGACATCAGTTTATCTCATATGTGGTGAGCCAAATAATGAAGAAATGGAGAACAGTCACGTTATTAGAG GTGGAGTTTTCAAGTTAGAACTATTTTTGCCAGAAGAATATCCAATGGCTGCTCCAAAG GTTCGGTTTCTAACAAAAATATATCATCCTTATGCAGAGTCCTTGGGTGACAATTCTGAAATGACCTGA
- the LOC112740338 gene encoding uncharacterized protein isoform X2 yields the protein MTMCLIINYTKSTIQVYKCDTLASVEDDVWQSIISSLESGNRVEIVIVVYGTEFVVKKTSVYLICGEPNNEEMENSHVIRGGVFKLELFLPEEYPMAAPKSPWVTILK from the exons ATGACAATGTGCTTGATAATAAATTACACAAAATCTACTATTCAAGTATATAAGTGTGACACACTAGCTTCTGTTGAAGATGACGTGTGGCAAAGCATAATTTCAAGTTTGGAATCCGGAAACAGAGTTGAGATTGTGATTGTTGTTTATGGGACAGAATTTGTTGTGAAGAAGACATCAGTTTATCTCATATGTGGTGAGCCAAATAATGAAGAAATGGAGAACAGTCACGTTATTAGAG GTGGAGTTTTCAAGTTAGAACTATTTTTGCCAGAAGAATATCCAATGGCTGCTCCAAAG AGTCCTTGGGTGACAATTCTGAAATGA